From the Heliangelus exortis chromosome 25, bHelExo1.hap1, whole genome shotgun sequence genome, one window contains:
- the DRAM2 gene encoding DNA damage-regulated autophagy modulator protein 2 gives MWWFQQGLSVLPVVLVVWSAASFVFSYITAIVLHHVDPLVPYISDTGTIPPERCLFGIMLNISAFLGLATMYVRYKQVCALNPEKSKILKLNRIGLTLGLMSCFGLCIIANFQKCILYYIHVVGACLTFGVGAIYMLVQTILSYLMQPEVHSKEIFWIRLSLFLWCCLSILSMFVSSVVLYSGLYGTNLVQKLHWDPQEKGYTAHIVSTVSEWSLAFSFLSFFLTYIRDFQKISLRAVVSLQGQSLHSPAQSSGTDEQPLLVAGSI, from the exons TGTTTGGTCAGCTGCATCTTTTGTGTTCTCCTACATCACTGCAATTGTCCTACACCACGTTGACCCCTTGGTGCCCTACATCAG TGATACAGGGACAATACCTCCTGAAAGATGCTTATTTGGGATCatgttaaatatttctgctttcttgg GTCTGGCCACCATGTATGTCCGTTACAAGCAAGTGTGTGCCCTGAATCCAGAGAAATCCAAGATTCTCAAGCTTAACAGGATTGGCCTCACACTGGGACTCATGAGCTGTTTTGGACTTTGCATTATTGCAAATTTCCAG AAATGCATCCTGTACTACATACACGTGGTTGGAGCCTGCCTGACTTTTGGAGTTGGGGCCATTTACATGTTGGTTCAGACCATCCTGTCCTACCTGATGCAGCCAGAAGTTCACAGCAAAGAAATCTTTTGGATCCGGCTGTCCCTGTTCCTCTGGTGCTGTCTGAGCATTCTGAGCA TGTTTGTTTCCTCAGTTGTCTTGTACAGTGGTCTGTATGGAACAAATCTGGTGCAGAAGCTGCACTGGGACCCTCAGGAAAAA ggCTACACAGCTCACATTGTCAGCACTGTCTCTGAGTGGTCGTTGGCAttctccttcctcagctttttcctcacCTACATCCGTGACTTTCAG AAAATCTCCCTGCGTGCAGTCGTCAGCCTGCAGGGGCAGAGcctgcacagcccagcccagagctCTGGGACTGATGAGCAACCACTGCTGGTAGCAGGGAGCATCTAA
- the LRIF1 gene encoding ligand-dependent nuclear receptor-interacting factor 1 isoform X1 → MSARPPGAPRSREERPLRAAQFVAGCLYRVVQRTGPDGTNLLNLLPISKPSGSFVPVAQSPVMPHHSKGNISSPVHLTFKTQLGSPAAPSSAKIPAFQSPGKIVLTRTLDKEEGVREGPEKEIFSPKPAPDIQSGFVSAEKLSLQSPAVRSSSHQAAFMWVNTKPLPVHVTPSALPSGHHLQIPADAQVRSVPASFLPPAVQQKILAAAASSVSGGADSTKMPTVIYVSPVNTVRTALPRQLPAPKPDTEVSKPVILSSSSPETPDGQQCHQTPMKWIVQESPQSAASCLIPVKSSNNVASKILKTLSDTKDAEVNTANIISLCSSGGQTKFAPLKDNALIMYKGKVYLLTKRSSDAPSAQADKQASSSSDASLNEETSSLADPAEVTKITSEAVNLVVSNSKGMELPQEDSKPFTNSKNTSPGVLRNDLKSAAVVTPSAHQQNSPVPQRKSLSFSRSISSGVTPVAAAGTQEQSCPDGTEKNLSPPAASAALPQSQQDCAFSEDWKKIQSEKMHSPGIPNKQQEKPHWKQYLELRKKFGLSKVERVYLKRIPLRTSCEKPEEKACWNYSWSSSSLDVEVTNPHQECVKEEKRAGDLQEDLTRKRKTKSSPLSDTGKRRRTSGRSTTSPSSGSSSSNSGVSPPPLLPQQSLPTASVPVPLGQDPEEEQNSTTGPSIPVMVSCEGGSPVFEGSFRDDAFPLTPPDLDETIRDEKIKRLKQLLREREAALEEVRKKLQQS, encoded by the exons ATGTCCGCCCGCCCGCCGGGGGCTCCGCGCAGCCGAGAGGAGCGGCCGCTCCGCGCCGCGCAGTT CGTTGCAGGCTGCCTGTACCGCGTGGTTCAGAGGACGGGACCAGATGGAACAAACCTCCTGAACTTGCTTCCCATTTCCAAACCCTCTGGGAGCTTTGTGCCAGTAGCTCAGTCTCCGGTCATGCCACATCATTCCAAAGGGAATATTTCTAGTCCAGTCCATCTTACTTTTAAGACACAGCTTGGCAGTCCTGCTGCACCTTCATCTGCCAAGATACCTGCTTTCCAGTCTCCTGGCAAGATTGTTCTTACGAGGACATTAGACAAAGAGGAAGGAGTTAGGGAAGGTCCTGAAAAAGAGATTTTCAGTCCAAAACCTGCTCCTGACATCCagagtggttttgtttcagctgaGAAACtttccctgcagagccctgctgtAAGGAGCTCGTCTCACCAGGCTGCATTCATGTGGGTAAACACAAAACCCCTGCCAGTTCATGTCACACCCTCAGCACTGCCCTCTGGCCACCACCTCCAGATTCCAGCTGATGCACAGGTCAGATCTGTCCCAGCTTCTTTCTTACCAcctgcagtgcagcagaaaattctggcagctgcagcaagCAGTGTGTCTGGAGGAGCTGACAGCACAAAAATGCCAACTGTTATTTATGTATCACCAGTGAACACAGTGAGAACAGCActgcccaggcagctgccagccccaAAACCTGACACAGAAGTTTCCAAACCAGTAAtactgagcagcagctctcctgagACACCTGATGGGCAGCAGTGCCACCAAACCCCCATGAAGTGGATTGTGCAGGAAAGTCCCCAGTCAGCAGCTTCTTGCCTCATTCCTGTAAAGTCATCAAATAACGTGGCTTCCAAGATCCTGAAAACCTTGTCAGACACCAAGGATGCAGAAGTTAACACTGCAAATATTATCTCACTCTGTTCTAGTGGAGGCCAGACAAAATTTGCACCTCTTAAAGATAATGCTCTGATCATGTACAAGGGGAAAGTCTATCTGCTGACCAAAAGAAGCTCTGATGCTCCCTCAGCCCAAGCTGACAAACAGGCATCTTCCTCTTCTGATGCTTCACTTAATGAGGAGACATCCAGCCTGGCTGATCCTGCTGAAGTCACCAAAATAACCAGTGAAGCAGTGAATCTGGTGGTGTCAAACAGCAAAGGAATGGAACTGCCTCAGGAAGATTCAAAACCATTCACAAACTCCAAAAATACCTCACCAGGTGTTTTAAGAAATGACTTAAAATCTGCAGCTGTAGTAACACCAAGTGCTCACCAGCAGAATTCCCCTGTGCCCCAGAGGAAGAGTTTGTCCTTCAGCAGGAGCATTTCCAGTGGAGTGACccctgtggcagcagcagggacacaggaACAGAGCTGCCCAGATGGCACAGAAAAGAATCTTTCCCCCCCTGCAGCAAGTGCTGCTTTACCTCAGTCTCAGCAAGATTGTGCTTTCAGTGAAGACTGGAAAAAG atcCAGTCTGAGAAGATGCATTCACCAGGAatcccaaacaaacagcaagagAAGCCACACTGGAAACAATACCtggaattaaggaaaaaatttgGTCTCTCTAAGGTGGAGAGAGTGTACCTTAAGAGAATACCACTAAGGACCTCCTGTGAGAAACCAGAAGAAAAGGCTTGTTGGAATTATTCTTGGAGTTCATCATCATTAGATGTGGAAGTAACAAATCCACATCAGGAATGTGTTAAAGAGGAAAAG AGAGCTGGGGATCTGCAGGAGGATCTGAccaggaagaggaaaacaaaatcctcaCCACTCTCAGACactgggaagagaaggagaactTCAGGCAGATCGACCACGAGTCCcagctcagggagcagcagctcaaaCTCGGGGGtctcacccccccccctcctgccccagcagagtCTTCCCACGGCCTCGGTTCCGGTGCCACTGGGACAGGACCCTGAGGAGGAGCAGAACAGCACCACGGGGCCCAGCATCCCGGTGATGGTGTCCTGTGAAGGGGGCTCCCCAGTCTTTGAGGGCTCTTTCAGGGATGATGCTTTCCCTCTGACACCCCCAGACCTGGACGAAACGATTCGGGATGAGAAAATAAAACGCctgaagcagctcctgagggaacGAGAGGCAGCgctggaggaggtgaggaaaaaactgcagcaaagctga
- the LRIF1 gene encoding ligand-dependent nuclear receptor-interacting factor 1 isoform X2 — MPHHSKGNISSPVHLTFKTQLGSPAAPSSAKIPAFQSPGKIVLTRTLDKEEGVREGPEKEIFSPKPAPDIQSGFVSAEKLSLQSPAVRSSSHQAAFMWVNTKPLPVHVTPSALPSGHHLQIPADAQVRSVPASFLPPAVQQKILAAAASSVSGGADSTKMPTVIYVSPVNTVRTALPRQLPAPKPDTEVSKPVILSSSSPETPDGQQCHQTPMKWIVQESPQSAASCLIPVKSSNNVASKILKTLSDTKDAEVNTANIISLCSSGGQTKFAPLKDNALIMYKGKVYLLTKRSSDAPSAQADKQASSSSDASLNEETSSLADPAEVTKITSEAVNLVVSNSKGMELPQEDSKPFTNSKNTSPGVLRNDLKSAAVVTPSAHQQNSPVPQRKSLSFSRSISSGVTPVAAAGTQEQSCPDGTEKNLSPPAASAALPQSQQDCAFSEDWKKIQSEKMHSPGIPNKQQEKPHWKQYLELRKKFGLSKVERVYLKRIPLRTSCEKPEEKACWNYSWSSSSLDVEVTNPHQECVKEEKRAGDLQEDLTRKRKTKSSPLSDTGKRRRTSGRSTTSPSSGSSSSNSGVSPPPLLPQQSLPTASVPVPLGQDPEEEQNSTTGPSIPVMVSCEGGSPVFEGSFRDDAFPLTPPDLDETIRDEKIKRLKQLLREREAALEEVRKKLQQS; from the exons ATGCCACATCATTCCAAAGGGAATATTTCTAGTCCAGTCCATCTTACTTTTAAGACACAGCTTGGCAGTCCTGCTGCACCTTCATCTGCCAAGATACCTGCTTTCCAGTCTCCTGGCAAGATTGTTCTTACGAGGACATTAGACAAAGAGGAAGGAGTTAGGGAAGGTCCTGAAAAAGAGATTTTCAGTCCAAAACCTGCTCCTGACATCCagagtggttttgtttcagctgaGAAACtttccctgcagagccctgctgtAAGGAGCTCGTCTCACCAGGCTGCATTCATGTGGGTAAACACAAAACCCCTGCCAGTTCATGTCACACCCTCAGCACTGCCCTCTGGCCACCACCTCCAGATTCCAGCTGATGCACAGGTCAGATCTGTCCCAGCTTCTTTCTTACCAcctgcagtgcagcagaaaattctggcagctgcagcaagCAGTGTGTCTGGAGGAGCTGACAGCACAAAAATGCCAACTGTTATTTATGTATCACCAGTGAACACAGTGAGAACAGCActgcccaggcagctgccagccccaAAACCTGACACAGAAGTTTCCAAACCAGTAAtactgagcagcagctctcctgagACACCTGATGGGCAGCAGTGCCACCAAACCCCCATGAAGTGGATTGTGCAGGAAAGTCCCCAGTCAGCAGCTTCTTGCCTCATTCCTGTAAAGTCATCAAATAACGTGGCTTCCAAGATCCTGAAAACCTTGTCAGACACCAAGGATGCAGAAGTTAACACTGCAAATATTATCTCACTCTGTTCTAGTGGAGGCCAGACAAAATTTGCACCTCTTAAAGATAATGCTCTGATCATGTACAAGGGGAAAGTCTATCTGCTGACCAAAAGAAGCTCTGATGCTCCCTCAGCCCAAGCTGACAAACAGGCATCTTCCTCTTCTGATGCTTCACTTAATGAGGAGACATCCAGCCTGGCTGATCCTGCTGAAGTCACCAAAATAACCAGTGAAGCAGTGAATCTGGTGGTGTCAAACAGCAAAGGAATGGAACTGCCTCAGGAAGATTCAAAACCATTCACAAACTCCAAAAATACCTCACCAGGTGTTTTAAGAAATGACTTAAAATCTGCAGCTGTAGTAACACCAAGTGCTCACCAGCAGAATTCCCCTGTGCCCCAGAGGAAGAGTTTGTCCTTCAGCAGGAGCATTTCCAGTGGAGTGACccctgtggcagcagcagggacacaggaACAGAGCTGCCCAGATGGCACAGAAAAGAATCTTTCCCCCCCTGCAGCAAGTGCTGCTTTACCTCAGTCTCAGCAAGATTGTGCTTTCAGTGAAGACTGGAAAAAG atcCAGTCTGAGAAGATGCATTCACCAGGAatcccaaacaaacagcaagagAAGCCACACTGGAAACAATACCtggaattaaggaaaaaatttgGTCTCTCTAAGGTGGAGAGAGTGTACCTTAAGAGAATACCACTAAGGACCTCCTGTGAGAAACCAGAAGAAAAGGCTTGTTGGAATTATTCTTGGAGTTCATCATCATTAGATGTGGAAGTAACAAATCCACATCAGGAATGTGTTAAAGAGGAAAAG AGAGCTGGGGATCTGCAGGAGGATCTGAccaggaagaggaaaacaaaatcctcaCCACTCTCAGACactgggaagagaaggagaactTCAGGCAGATCGACCACGAGTCCcagctcagggagcagcagctcaaaCTCGGGGGtctcacccccccccctcctgccccagcagagtCTTCCCACGGCCTCGGTTCCGGTGCCACTGGGACAGGACCCTGAGGAGGAGCAGAACAGCACCACGGGGCCCAGCATCCCGGTGATGGTGTCCTGTGAAGGGGGCTCCCCAGTCTTTGAGGGCTCTTTCAGGGATGATGCTTTCCCTCTGACACCCCCAGACCTGGACGAAACGATTCGGGATGAGAAAATAAAACGCctgaagcagctcctgagggaacGAGAGGCAGCgctggaggaggtgaggaaaaaactgcagcaaagctga